In Rubrobacter calidifluminis, a single genomic region encodes these proteins:
- a CDS encoding DNA polymerase III subunit alpha — protein MVRISGASFAHLHCHSEYSMLDGASRIKDLVSFAASEGMPGIALTDHGVMYGAVKFYQEAKKAGIKPVMGCEVYVTADRRKKDKSPYYHLTLLARTPEGYRNLMKLSTAGFLEGFYYKPRVDLETLRKHGRGIICLSGCLSAEVPNRILEGRMDEARRLLEEYRGIFDAVYLEMQDHGIPEQRRVNEGLLQLHRETGLPLVATNDSHYTARSDAKMHDVLLCIGTGKFHSDPNRMRFASEEFYIKPVSEMERLFPDHPEALENTAKVVESVEDPGIELGKTRLPAFPKPEGYTAREYLRELCERGVKKRYGEVTPEIRQRLDFELETISKMGFEDYFLIVWDFVRYAKERGIAVGPGRGSAAGSLVAYALEITDLDPLRYSLLFERFLNPDRISMPDVDIDFSVSGRADVMRYVTEKYGGHEHVAQIITFGTLGARAAIRDAGRVFQYPYGETDRLARLIPEKPVGTTLKDVLKKEKDRYLPTDKHPGPAREILSLIEKDEGAKKILDIAFEIEGFARHASTHAAGVVISEEPLTDIVPLQKGAKGEVVVQHPMSDVEALGLLKVDFLGLRNLDVIEETLQNIRATRGEEVDIRGIPLDDEKTLKLFARGDTFGVFQFESSGMQRMLQEVKPDRFDDLVALNALYRPGPMEHIPEFKRGKHDPESVEYPDERIRPILEPTYGVAAYQEQLMEIAKTLGGFTPGEADTLRKAIGKKKKDLMATLKDKFIEGCRSNGVDPQTTEKLWSWMEAAGGYSFNKSHAACYTFLAFQTAYLKAHYPAEYMAALMSSVMNTKDRVPQYVAEARAMGIEVLPPDVNTSGKRFTVVDGTIRFGLSAVKNVGEACVEAIIAAREEGGPFEDVFDFCERVDPKTYNKRTLESLIKCGAFDFSGHSRAALLEVHAEAVERVAKSARSVSSDQFSMFEASELAPPRPEVPRVEEDRRRALEWEKETMGLYVSDHPLRPVLHKLGRHTDTSIPELEGCRDGQAVWVAGLATSVRRNTTRKGDTMAALQLDDTRGLAEVIVFPKVYSKCAAAIREDAILKVRGRVDRKEGTPRIVALDVEELALEPGPDPVYLYAASFVGKPKEKAEEVFRLISRHPGEQPLVLVSGDGLPDQEICTVEDSSDLHAELKQMLGPGCVSAVRRAAEPQMERVS, from the coding sequence GTGGTTCGGATTAGCGGCGCGTCCTTCGCACACCTGCACTGCCACTCCGAGTACTCGATGCTCGACGGGGCGAGCCGGATAAAAGACCTGGTATCCTTCGCCGCCTCGGAGGGCATGCCGGGGATAGCGCTCACCGACCACGGGGTCATGTACGGGGCGGTGAAGTTCTACCAGGAGGCGAAGAAGGCCGGGATAAAGCCCGTGATGGGCTGCGAGGTCTACGTCACCGCCGACCGCAGGAAGAAGGACAAGAGCCCCTACTACCACCTGACTCTTTTGGCGCGCACGCCGGAGGGCTACCGCAACCTGATGAAGCTCTCCACGGCAGGTTTCCTGGAAGGCTTCTACTACAAGCCGCGGGTGGACCTCGAGACGCTGAGGAAGCACGGGCGTGGGATCATCTGCCTCTCGGGGTGCCTTTCGGCGGAGGTTCCGAACAGGATCCTCGAGGGGAGGATGGACGAGGCGCGCAGGCTCCTCGAGGAGTACCGGGGGATCTTCGACGCCGTCTACCTGGAAATGCAGGACCACGGCATCCCGGAGCAGCGGAGGGTGAACGAGGGTCTGCTGCAGCTGCACCGGGAGACCGGGCTTCCGCTGGTCGCGACCAACGACAGCCACTACACGGCCAGGAGCGACGCGAAGATGCACGACGTCCTTTTGTGCATCGGGACCGGCAAATTCCACTCCGACCCCAACCGGATGCGCTTCGCCTCCGAAGAGTTCTACATCAAGCCCGTCTCGGAGATGGAGCGGCTCTTCCCGGACCATCCCGAGGCGCTCGAGAACACCGCGAAGGTCGTCGAGAGCGTCGAGGATCCGGGCATAGAGCTAGGCAAGACCCGCCTCCCCGCTTTCCCGAAGCCCGAGGGGTACACCGCGAGGGAGTACCTGAGGGAGCTGTGCGAGCGGGGGGTGAAAAAGCGCTACGGAGAGGTCACCCCGGAGATCCGCCAGCGGCTCGACTTCGAGCTCGAGACCATCTCCAAGATGGGATTCGAGGACTATTTCCTCATCGTGTGGGACTTCGTGCGCTACGCCAAGGAGCGTGGGATCGCGGTGGGCCCCGGTCGCGGGTCGGCCGCCGGCTCGCTCGTGGCCTACGCCCTGGAGATAACCGACCTCGACCCGCTGCGCTACTCGCTGCTCTTCGAGCGCTTCCTGAACCCCGACAGGATCAGCATGCCCGACGTGGACATAGACTTCTCGGTCTCGGGCCGGGCCGACGTGATGCGCTACGTCACCGAGAAGTACGGCGGGCACGAGCACGTCGCCCAGATCATCACCTTCGGGACTTTAGGAGCACGCGCAGCGATAAGGGACGCGGGCAGGGTCTTCCAGTACCCCTACGGCGAGACCGACAGGCTAGCCCGGCTCATCCCCGAAAAGCCTGTCGGGACCACCCTCAAGGACGTCCTGAAGAAGGAGAAGGACCGCTACCTGCCCACCGACAAGCACCCCGGTCCGGCGCGCGAGATCCTCTCCCTCATCGAGAAAGACGAGGGGGCGAAGAAGATCCTCGACATAGCCTTCGAGATAGAGGGCTTCGCCCGCCACGCCTCGACCCACGCCGCCGGGGTCGTCATCTCCGAGGAGCCCCTGACGGACATCGTGCCGCTGCAGAAAGGGGCCAAGGGCGAGGTCGTGGTCCAGCACCCGATGTCAGACGTCGAGGCGCTCGGACTCTTGAAGGTGGATTTCCTGGGCCTGCGCAACCTCGACGTCATCGAGGAGACGCTGCAGAACATCCGCGCGACGCGCGGCGAGGAGGTGGACATCCGGGGCATCCCCCTCGACGACGAGAAGACGCTGAAGCTCTTCGCCCGCGGAGATACCTTCGGGGTCTTCCAGTTCGAGTCGAGCGGGATGCAGCGGATGCTGCAGGAGGTGAAACCCGACCGCTTCGACGACCTGGTCGCCCTGAACGCGCTCTACCGGCCCGGACCGATGGAGCATATCCCGGAGTTCAAGCGCGGCAAGCACGACCCGGAGAGCGTCGAGTACCCCGACGAACGCATAAGGCCCATCCTGGAGCCCACCTACGGCGTCGCCGCCTACCAGGAGCAGCTCATGGAGATCGCCAAGACCCTGGGCGGCTTCACCCCCGGCGAAGCCGACACGCTGCGCAAGGCCATCGGAAAGAAGAAAAAAGACCTGATGGCCACCCTCAAGGACAAGTTCATCGAGGGGTGCCGGTCCAACGGCGTGGACCCGCAGACAACGGAGAAGCTGTGGAGCTGGATGGAGGCCGCGGGCGGCTACTCGTTCAACAAGAGCCACGCCGCCTGCTACACGTTCCTCGCCTTCCAGACGGCATACCTCAAGGCCCACTACCCGGCGGAGTACATGGCCGCGCTCATGAGCAGCGTGATGAACACCAAGGATCGCGTCCCCCAGTACGTCGCCGAGGCGCGGGCGATGGGCATAGAGGTGCTCCCGCCCGACGTAAACACCTCGGGCAAGCGCTTCACGGTCGTCGACGGCACCATCCGCTTCGGCCTCTCCGCCGTAAAGAACGTCGGCGAGGCGTGCGTCGAGGCGATCATCGCCGCGCGGGAGGAGGGCGGCCCATTCGAGGACGTCTTCGACTTCTGCGAGCGGGTCGACCCGAAGACCTACAACAAGCGCACGCTCGAATCGCTGATAAAGTGCGGTGCCTTCGACTTCTCAGGGCACTCGCGGGCGGCGCTTCTGGAGGTGCACGCGGAGGCGGTCGAGAGGGTGGCGAAGAGCGCAAGATCTGTAAGCTCGGACCAGTTCTCGATGTTCGAGGCCTCGGAGCTCGCCCCGCCGCGCCCGGAGGTTCCACGGGTGGAGGAGGACCGGCGCCGGGCACTGGAGTGGGAGAAGGAGACGATGGGTCTCTACGTCTCGGATCACCCCCTAAGGCCGGTGCTGCACAAGCTCGGCAGGCACACCGACACCTCGATCCCGGAGCTCGAGGGCTGTCGGGACGGGCAGGCGGTGTGGGTCGCGGGGCTAGCGACGAGCGTGCGGCGTAACACCACGCGCAAGGGAGATACCATGGCGGCGCTGCAGCTCGACGACACCCGGGGGCTCGCCGAGGTGATAGTCTTCCCCAAGGTCTACTCGAAGTGCGCGGCGGCGATCCGGGAGGATGCGATCCTGAAGGTCCGCGGCAGGGTGGATCGAAAGGAGGGCACCCCGCGCATCGTCGCGCTCGACGTCGAGGAGCTGGCGCTCGAGCCGGGCCCGGACCCGGTGTACCTGTACGCCGCGTCCTTCGTCGGCAAGCCTAAAGAGAAGGCCGAGGAGGTCTTCCGCCTGATCTCACGCCACCCCGGCGAGCAACCTCTGGTGCTGGTCTCGGGGGACGGGCTCCCCGACCAGGAGATCTGCACCGTCGAGGACTCCTCCGATCTGCACGCCGAGCTCAAGCAGATGCTCGGTCCCGGCTGCGTCTCCGCCGTGCGGCGCGCCGCCGAGCCGCAGATGGAGCGGGTCTCCTAG
- a CDS encoding MBL fold metallo-hydrolase: MAKSRGRDLVLRFGDLAIPPGTLGLLGLGQAGVGIRGPAGVIYVDPYLTDYGGEGERLDRCFEPPVDPAAIDDASCVLVSHEHVDHFDPETLGPIASSSPGARFYAPYACDFSKTGIDPERVTVPTVDEPFEVAGARITAVPSAHTGLERTDRGYRYLGYVIECNGVTVYHAGDTVVYDGMIETLSRWRIDAMFLPINGRDYFRTAEEIVGNTNFREAVELAETLDVGMVFPTHYDLVAGNTENPAYFVDYINRRNLHRPYHLLRPGEVFLLVGRG; the protein is encoded by the coding sequence GCCCGGAACGCTCGGTCTTCTCGGTCTCGGGCAGGCCGGCGTGGGGATCAGGGGCCCCGCGGGCGTCATCTACGTGGATCCCTACCTGACCGACTACGGCGGTGAGGGGGAGAGGTTGGATAGGTGCTTCGAGCCTCCGGTGGATCCCGCCGCCATAGACGACGCCTCCTGCGTCCTCGTCTCCCACGAGCACGTCGACCACTTCGATCCCGAGACGCTCGGCCCCATCGCCTCCTCCTCTCCCGGGGCGCGCTTCTACGCCCCCTACGCCTGCGACTTCTCGAAGACCGGGATCGATCCAGAGAGGGTCACGGTCCCCACGGTGGACGAGCCGTTCGAAGTGGCGGGGGCGCGCATCACCGCGGTCCCTTCCGCTCACACCGGGCTGGAGAGGACCGACCGCGGCTACCGCTACCTGGGCTACGTCATAGAGTGCAACGGCGTCACCGTCTACCACGCGGGCGACACGGTGGTCTACGACGGCATGATCGAGACCCTCTCCCGCTGGCGCATAGACGCGATGTTCCTCCCGATAAACGGGCGCGACTACTTCCGTACGGCTGAGGAGATCGTCGGCAACACCAACTTCCGCGAGGCCGTAGAGCTCGCCGAGACGCTCGACGTCGGGATGGTCTTCCCGACCCACTACGACCTCGTCGCGGGAAACACCGAGAACCCGGCGTACTTCGTGGACTACATCAACCGGCGCAATCTGCACCGCCCCTACCACCTGCTGCGCCCGGGCGAGGTGTTCTTGCTCGTGGGGAGGGGCTAG